The following are encoded together in the Parabacteroides chongii genome:
- the nadB gene encoding L-aspartate oxidase, producing the protein MVQRFDFLVIGSGIAGMSFALKVANKGKVALVCKTNLEEANTYFAQGGIASVTNLIVDNFDKHIEDTMIAGDWLSDRGAVEKVVRNAPQQIKELISWGVDFDKDEKGNFDLHREGGHSEFRILHHKDNTGAEIQDSLIQAIQKHPNITVFENHFAIEILTQHHLGVTVTRQTPDIECYGAYIMDPGGRIDTFLSKVTLIATGGVGAVYQTTTNPLVATGDGIAMVYRAKGTVKDMEFVQFHPTALFHPGDRPSFLITEAMRGYGGVLRTKDGKEFMQKYDKRLSLAPRDIVARAIKNEMDTRGDDHVYLDVTHKDPEETKKHFPNIYEKCLSLGIDITKDYIPVAPAAHYLCGGIQVDLDARSSIDRLYAVGECSCTGLHGGNRLASNSLIEAVVYADAAAKHSLSIIDSLKYQENIPEWNDEGTTSLEEMVLITQSVKEVGQIMSTYVGIVRSDLRLKRAWDRLDIIYEETESLFKRSVASKDICELRNMINVGYLIMRQAIERKESRGLHYTLDYPPTPVTRHTPATD; encoded by the coding sequence ATGGTACAAAGATTCGATTTCTTAGTGATAGGTTCCGGTATTGCAGGAATGAGTTTCGCTCTTAAAGTAGCCAATAAAGGGAAAGTAGCCCTTGTATGCAAAACTAATCTGGAAGAAGCCAATACCTATTTCGCACAGGGCGGTATCGCCTCGGTTACCAACCTGATTGTTGACAATTTCGACAAGCATATTGAAGATACAATGATTGCCGGCGACTGGCTCAGCGACCGCGGCGCAGTTGAAAAGGTCGTGCGTAACGCTCCTCAGCAAATCAAAGAACTGATCAGTTGGGGGGTTGATTTTGATAAAGATGAAAAAGGGAACTTCGACCTGCACCGCGAAGGCGGTCACTCCGAATTTCGTATCCTACACCATAAAGACAACACAGGTGCAGAAATACAGGACAGCTTGATTCAAGCTATCCAAAAACATCCCAATATCACTGTATTTGAAAATCATTTCGCCATTGAAATACTGACACAACACCACCTGGGTGTTACCGTCACCCGCCAGACACCGGATATAGAATGTTATGGTGCCTATATCATGGATCCGGGCGGAAGGATCGATACTTTCCTGTCGAAAGTAACCCTTATCGCAACAGGAGGTGTCGGCGCCGTTTATCAGACAACTACCAACCCGTTGGTGGCTACCGGCGACGGTATTGCTATGGTTTACCGTGCCAAAGGGACCGTAAAAGATATGGAATTTGTGCAATTCCACCCGACCGCCCTGTTCCATCCGGGCGACCGTCCTTCTTTCCTGATCACAGAGGCCATGCGCGGTTATGGCGGCGTGCTCCGTACAAAAGACGGTAAAGAATTCATGCAGAAATATGACAAACGTCTCTCACTGGCTCCGCGTGATATCGTGGCACGTGCCATTAAGAACGAAATGGATACCCGAGGCGATGATCATGTTTATCTGGATGTCACTCACAAAGATCCGGAAGAAACAAAGAAACATTTCCCGAACATTTACGAGAAATGTCTGAGCCTGGGAATCGATATTACTAAAGATTATATCCCGGTAGCACCTGCCGCCCATTATCTTTGCGGAGGTATCCAGGTTGACCTGGATGCACGTTCGTCTATCGACCGCCTATATGCCGTCGGCGAGTGTTCATGTACCGGCCTGCACGGTGGAAACCGTCTGGCATCCAACTCGCTGATCGAAGCGGTTGTTTATGCCGATGCTGCCGCCAAGCATAGCCTGAGCATTATCGACTCGTTAAAATATCAGGAGAATATCCCGGAATGGAATGACGAAGGTACCACTTCGCTGGAAGAAATGGTATTGATTACCCAGAGTGTCAAAGAAGTAGGGCAGATTATGAGTACGTATGTCGGCATCGTCCGTTCCGACCTGCGCCTGAAACGTGCCTGGGACCGCCTGGATATCATTTACGAAGAAACAGAAAGCCTCTTCAAACGGTCGGTAGCCTCCAAAGATATTTGTGAGTTGCGTAATATGATCAATGTGGGGTATCTGATCATGCGACAGGCTATCGAACGAAAGGAAAGCCGGGGATTGCATTATACGCTGGATTATCCGCCTACACCCGTCACCCGTCACACCCCTGCAACAGACTAA
- a CDS encoding YDG domain-containing protein, with amino-acid sequence MKKRILLLLVAMIGMATSAGWAQSGSANIKTDLKVAQKGKPIVFSVTTQKGSDDKTVRVELKMNDGADLSGWKMEYYEAQQQPVGWKDWTPEGGVYMYGPSNGFPLINGTSYFRMTPAESGEYTYSLSVKEATGSAVVATANFKLAVKDQAVTPIASISEENYASLATAVTFAKKDATINLSEGNFLLDRMLIIDKPLSVIATDPKKTTIQPTEPGTWVIPEGMIESESKHLITIVGNATGNVTLENLTVAEAPASGINAQSAMKTILKNVYLPANKNAGLLVHSTVEATGLHTQQNVWGGVNVDQSSKTSYIVSFKFDETSTFSEPLKIWSEITENEKIVTAPKGWTSFLGKGGSENTTDMRFWNNSKLEMEFCAEFPTKPAFKNMYFIYANGQPVTVSPSTKDGYVKVSVDNTDDFLEIPESNNPVIFGGSKYADVESSHITMTGGKVFMIFGGGYLGNVKKANVAVTGGRIEGYFVGGGYGPKAKFNESKKTADVTGKVTATISNAYIRYLVSGGMEYARTEATDITVTGENTEILYGLGGGFAPVGIGQSLETSYDAIANRTNNANFSMTNGKVTGCFYIGGGYSYSYTKEIITNFNGVTVEGGMKGGGSNGCSDNVRATFTKCNFSKGTNAYTPSIAAVNRGKTGTVSMTFNNCTFTNEVKCYLGADSEWQDGSFPVPVSENAIFAFTGNAPEVCLSEGMQNVTLAGAQAKANVFIQKTKEKTEIKEFTIPAGKTWAFNQGLTIAEGCTLTNNGTLSVPKEDVMTAITAVKGTIKINATAAEVITQMNKAGDKKDLDGTNFTIECSDAAIASNAVLAKELLKAGKNTMLLKFESSSYSINTYTKKLAKITNLPDSVVYGTKPITLTFNITGAKAAIKGSDDGVVSLEGSTLTILKPGTVTFDLTVDNNNDATNTQTLKVTKKMLTVSGITAKERTYDGTTDIELVTTAMNVQGLVAEKNATDVLSTTTGVLSSPNAGDAVPVIVTATLKSEKEAYYELANITGVTAKINKVALTVTATKPEAIDFGKPIPTFEATPSGFVNNETVEVLGGTLQFDCPATTTSLTGEYPVMPFGYTSQNYAIEYTPANLKINAIKPTVEITGVKVNSVGAGASITVSGRVLLNGGTKTSELLAKFEAKTGQTTKTVDGIKVKADGTFTADITELTSAAYTVDLTVSDKDNKLTSTTVTSESIALNAKLQNIRFATELSRLVYGSKAAIQAEGYAEGATVKFTTSNEDVLAFNEDKTEIIAKKAGSATITVTATLDQYVTAVAKQTITVEPKTLTVTSTVAPKSYDGTNTADVTYKVNGLVNNDVVTVEKVDATFANVNCGADKRITLSKPLTLSGKDASNYQLIQPSELKGTISKAGNLTVKATNVSRKYNDPINALKYTLEVEGFVNNETLATALRTGAIIVKEEPIGSYTVDVSKVSFPNYGKITGVGGKVDIIKGTPKVITVNTTETEGVDGVLVEAAGWGNLEVKTQEVEGSKHYAYVTYDGNQIARGEELEAKQATLPNINWEDASQKTNKLLSKAAAEVAGKVLTYGDTQTISGTTGYTVESSDPTILTVSGSDGTRTVTAVGTGNAALIFTKDGAVSSLIVQVNPKPVSLTVTGANKTYDGTTTANVALSVTDLTNAALNLGDITFDYESKDAGENIAIYPSKTILLQGENANKYQLETASLKGKISASTLKVTSAVSKYYDGTNKVILNNYSAEGLAAGEEIPLTATFASTGVGTGITITWAALKGNYTLNNSSTNTGSIIKSTLEATLPTSASSESDVKDKITYMIRETGAAITADVAKTISSRVTVTKTGSNSFLVSGGDTENYSIVYSSNTIGFKSEPSDPGTGTDPEPEPETVAVSSVSLDKSELTLPRLGTYTLKATVNPSDATNKKVSWKSSDEKIATVDADGKVTAVAVGKATITVTTEDGNKTATCAVTVDLATGIEELIANTRIYGRDHVIYVEPAMPVNVLVVNTNGMMVYNDLISSATQIPVSSTGIYIVKIVTGSKTFTRKVSVR; translated from the coding sequence ATGAAAAAAAGAATACTTCTATTATTGGTCGCCATGATAGGGATGGCGACAAGTGCCGGGTGGGCACAAAGCGGAAGCGCAAATATTAAAACAGACCTGAAAGTCGCACAAAAAGGAAAACCCATAGTATTTTCTGTTACCACACAAAAGGGATCGGATGATAAAACTGTTCGTGTTGAATTAAAAATGAATGACGGAGCTGATTTGTCCGGCTGGAAGATGGAATATTATGAAGCACAACAGCAACCTGTAGGCTGGAAAGATTGGACACCGGAAGGAGGCGTTTACATGTATGGTCCGTCAAACGGTTTTCCGCTGATCAATGGAACTTCTTATTTTAGGATGACTCCTGCCGAATCCGGCGAGTATACTTATTCTTTATCGGTTAAAGAAGCAACAGGAAGTGCAGTGGTGGCGACGGCAAATTTTAAATTAGCAGTCAAAGATCAAGCTGTTACTCCAATAGCTTCTATAAGTGAAGAGAATTATGCATCTTTGGCGACTGCTGTTACTTTTGCTAAAAAGGATGCAACAATCAATCTATCGGAAGGCAACTTTCTTCTTGACCGAATGCTGATTATAGATAAACCGCTTTCCGTTATTGCTACTGATCCAAAGAAAACGACTATCCAGCCCACAGAACCGGGTACCTGGGTTATTCCTGAAGGAATGATAGAGAGTGAATCTAAACATCTGATTACTATCGTGGGGAATGCTACCGGAAACGTGACTTTGGAAAACTTGACTGTGGCTGAAGCACCGGCTTCCGGTATTAACGCCCAGTCTGCAATGAAAACCATACTTAAAAATGTATATTTGCCAGCCAATAAGAATGCGGGGTTGCTGGTGCATTCTACGGTGGAAGCTACAGGTTTACATACTCAGCAGAATGTTTGGGGTGGTGTAAATGTAGATCAAAGTTCAAAGACTTCTTATATTGTTTCTTTCAAATTTGATGAAACATCTACGTTCTCTGAACCCCTTAAGATTTGGTCTGAGATTACTGAAAATGAGAAGATCGTTACCGCTCCCAAAGGATGGACAAGCTTTTTAGGGAAAGGTGGTTCCGAGAATACTACGGATATGCGTTTTTGGAATAATTCGAAACTGGAAATGGAGTTTTGTGCAGAGTTCCCCACCAAACCAGCGTTTAAAAATATGTACTTTATTTATGCAAACGGTCAACCTGTAACTGTTTCACCTTCAACAAAAGATGGTTATGTAAAAGTCAGTGTAGATAATACAGATGATTTCCTGGAAATACCGGAAAGTAATAATCCTGTAATATTCGGAGGCTCCAAATATGCGGATGTTGAATCTTCACATATTACAATGACAGGCGGTAAGGTATTCATGATATTTGGTGGTGGCTACCTGGGAAATGTCAAGAAAGCAAACGTAGCAGTCACCGGTGGTCGTATTGAAGGCTATTTTGTCGGCGGCGGATATGGCCCTAAAGCCAAGTTTAATGAATCGAAGAAGACAGCTGATGTGACAGGGAAAGTAACAGCGACAATTTCAAATGCCTATATCCGTTATTTGGTATCCGGAGGTATGGAATATGCTAGAACGGAAGCAACAGATATTACCGTAACTGGAGAGAATACCGAAATTCTTTATGGTCTAGGAGGAGGCTTTGCTCCTGTCGGAATCGGTCAATCATTAGAAACATCATATGATGCGATTGCAAACCGAACCAATAACGCAAACTTCTCAATGACTAACGGTAAAGTCACAGGATGCTTTTATATTGGTGGCGGATATAGCTATTCTTACACGAAAGAGATTATTACAAACTTCAATGGTGTAACAGTAGAAGGTGGTATGAAAGGTGGAGGATCCAATGGGTGTTCTGATAATGTAAGGGCGACTTTCACAAAATGTAATTTCAGTAAAGGTACAAATGCGTATACTCCGAGCATTGCTGCGGTCAATCGCGGAAAAACTGGTACAGTCTCTATGACTTTCAACAATTGTACATTTACAAATGAAGTAAAGTGTTATCTGGGAGCCGATTCAGAATGGCAGGATGGCAGTTTTCCTGTTCCCGTTTCAGAAAATGCAATCTTTGCTTTTACCGGTAATGCTCCGGAAGTCTGCTTAAGTGAAGGGATGCAGAATGTTACTTTGGCAGGTGCACAAGCTAAAGCGAATGTATTTATTCAGAAAACGAAAGAGAAAACGGAAATTAAAGAATTTACTATTCCGGCAGGCAAAACCTGGGCTTTCAACCAGGGTCTAACAATCGCAGAAGGTTGTACTTTAACCAACAACGGAACATTATCCGTTCCTAAAGAGGATGTTATGACTGCTATTACTGCTGTTAAGGGAACCATTAAGATAAATGCTACTGCTGCAGAAGTAATAACACAGATGAATAAGGCAGGTGATAAAAAAGACCTTGACGGTACGAACTTCACCATCGAATGCTCCGATGCAGCCATTGCGTCTAATGCTGTTCTGGCCAAAGAACTTCTGAAGGCTGGCAAGAATACAATGTTATTAAAATTCGAAAGTTCTAGTTACTCTATCAATACCTATACAAAAAAACTTGCCAAAATCACTAACCTGCCTGATAGCGTTGTGTATGGTACGAAGCCGATTACGCTGACTTTCAATATAACAGGAGCGAAAGCCGCAATAAAAGGTAGCGATGATGGTGTCGTAAGCCTTGAAGGAAGTACGCTAACAATCCTGAAACCGGGAACGGTAACTTTCGACCTGACAGTTGATAATAACAACGATGCCACCAATACCCAAACACTGAAAGTAACAAAGAAAATGCTTACGGTAAGTGGTATTACGGCTAAAGAAAGGACTTACGACGGGACAACTGATATTGAATTAGTTACTACTGCCATGAATGTTCAAGGTCTTGTCGCTGAAAAAAATGCTACCGATGTTTTAAGTACTACTACCGGCGTATTATCTTCTCCCAATGCCGGAGATGCTGTACCGGTAATAGTAACAGCTACACTAAAATCCGAAAAGGAGGCTTATTATGAACTGGCTAATATAACAGGTGTAACAGCCAAGATAAATAAAGTGGCTCTGACTGTGACAGCTACTAAACCGGAAGCAATTGACTTTGGTAAGCCAATACCTACATTTGAAGCTACGCCTTCCGGTTTTGTAAATAATGAAACTGTAGAAGTCCTAGGCGGCACACTTCAATTTGATTGCCCTGCCACTACTACATCTTTAACCGGAGAATATCCGGTCATGCCTTTTGGGTATACTTCTCAGAACTATGCTATCGAATATACGCCAGCTAATTTAAAGATCAACGCGATAAAACCGACAGTGGAAATTACCGGTGTAAAGGTAAATTCGGTTGGTGCCGGTGCATCTATAACTGTCAGCGGTCGCGTATTATTGAACGGAGGTACGAAAACAAGTGAACTCCTTGCGAAGTTCGAAGCTAAAACAGGACAGACAACTAAGACTGTTGACGGCATCAAAGTGAAGGCAGACGGAACATTTACGGCTGATATAACAGAACTTACTTCGGCTGCTTACACAGTAGATTTGACTGTTTCAGATAAAGACAACAAGCTTACTTCAACAACAGTTACTTCCGAATCCATTGCCCTCAATGCCAAATTGCAAAATATCCGTTTTGCAACCGAACTGAGTCGCCTGGTTTACGGTAGTAAAGCTGCTATACAGGCTGAAGGGTATGCTGAAGGTGCAACAGTTAAATTTACAACATCAAATGAGGATGTCCTTGCTTTCAACGAAGATAAGACTGAAATTATAGCGAAGAAAGCTGGTTCAGCAACAATCACCGTTACGGCAACCTTAGACCAATATGTAACAGCAGTAGCAAAACAAACCATTACGGTTGAACCGAAAACATTGACCGTTACTTCGACAGTTGCTCCGAAAAGCTATGACGGAACAAACACGGCTGATGTAACATACAAGGTAAATGGTCTTGTAAACAACGATGTTGTCACAGTAGAAAAGGTAGATGCCACTTTTGCAAACGTCAATTGCGGAGCAGATAAGCGTATCACTTTATCCAAACCTCTTACATTGAGTGGAAAGGATGCCTCCAACTACCAGTTGATACAACCCTCTGAATTGAAAGGCACTATTAGTAAAGCCGGAAATCTGACAGTAAAAGCAACGAATGTAAGCCGTAAATACAATGATCCGATAAATGCATTGAAGTACACATTAGAAGTAGAAGGTTTTGTTAATAACGAAACATTAGCGACCGCTTTGCGTACAGGTGCCATTATTGTCAAAGAAGAGCCTATCGGTTCTTACACAGTGGATGTAAGTAAAGTCTCTTTCCCCAACTACGGTAAAATCACAGGAGTAGGTGGAAAAGTGGATATCATCAAAGGCACTCCGAAGGTTATTACTGTCAATACAACAGAAACAGAAGGCGTAGACGGCGTATTGGTCGAGGCGGCAGGCTGGGGAAACTTAGAGGTAAAAACACAAGAAGTTGAAGGAAGCAAACACTATGCGTATGTCACCTACGACGGTAATCAGATTGCACGGGGTGAAGAACTGGAAGCAAAACAAGCTACACTTCCAAACATCAATTGGGAGGATGCATCGCAAAAGACGAATAAACTTCTTTCAAAAGCAGCAGCAGAGGTGGCAGGAAAGGTGCTTACCTATGGTGATACACAAACGATTTCAGGAACTACTGGTTATACTGTCGAATCATCCGATCCTACGATTTTAACAGTATCTGGTTCAGATGGAACAAGAACAGTGACAGCAGTCGGCACAGGTAACGCAGCCCTTATCTTTACAAAAGACGGTGCTGTTTCTTCCTTGATTGTTCAAGTGAATCCGAAGCCGGTCTCATTAACTGTAACAGGTGCAAATAAAACTTACGATGGTACGACAACAGCCAATGTCGCTCTAAGTGTAACAGATCTAACGAATGCCGCTCTAAATTTGGGAGATATCACATTCGATTATGAATCTAAAGATGCAGGTGAGAACATTGCGATTTATCCATCCAAAACAATCCTGTTGCAAGGAGAGAATGCCAATAAGTATCAACTGGAAACAGCTTCTTTGAAAGGGAAAATCTCAGCAAGCACATTGAAAGTAACCAGTGCTGTCAGCAAATATTATGACGGTACCAATAAAGTTATTTTGAATAACTATTCTGCCGAAGGTCTCGCTGCCGGCGAAGAAATTCCGTTGACGGCTACCTTTGCATCAACAGGTGTGGGAACAGGCATTACTATCACATGGGCTGCCTTAAAAGGAAACTACACGTTAAATAATAGTTCTACTAATACAGGAAGTATCATCAAATCAACATTAGAGGCAACACTTCCTACCAGTGCTTCCAGCGAAAGTGATGTGAAAGACAAAATAACCTATATGATCCGCGAAACAGGTGCAGCCATTACAGCTGATGTAGCGAAAACAATCTCCAGCAGAGTAACGGTTACTAAGACCGGCAGCAATTCATTCCTGGTGAGTGGTGGCGATACAGAGAATTATTCGATTGTGTACTCTAGCAACACAATTGGTTTTAAATCCGAACCGAGCGATCCAGGTACCGGTACCGACCCGGAACCGGAACCGGAAACCGTAGCCGTAAGCAGCGTTTCTCTCGACAAGTCAGAACTGACCCTGCCGCGTCTGGGCACTTATACCCTGAAAGCAACCGTCAACCCGTCTGACGCTACCAATAAGAAGGTTAGCTGGAAGAGCAGCGACGAAAAGATCGCCACTGTCGATGCAGACGGTAAGGTGACGGCTGTTGCCGTAGGTAAAGCGACCATCACCGTCACTACGGAAGATGGCAACAAGACAGCTACCTGCGCCGTTACCGTCGACCTTGCTACCGGTATTGAAGAGTTGATCGCCAATACCCGCATCTATGGCCGCGATCATGTGATCTACGTCGAACCGGCAATGCCTGTCAACGTATTGGTGGTAAACACCAACGGCATGATGGTTTACAACGACCTTATCAGCTCCGCCACACAGATACCCGTTTCTTCAACCGGTATCTATATCGTGAAGATCGTAACAGGAAGCAAAACTTTCACCCGTAAGGTAAGCGTAAGATAA
- a CDS encoding alpha-L-fucosidase, which yields MSVQASLNFLFKFLRRLSMYRFIKKIRRIGFSIVLGLTTITAFTQQSYKQDWSSIDSRPVPVWFEDAKLGIFVHWGLYSVPAWSPKGTYSEWYKYWLDNKTLFGNGDFTGTEIYDYHTKTYGKDFIYADFARMFKAQDYNADEWAALFEKAGAKYIVLTTKHHDGFALWPSKEASRDYGRPWNSVEIGAKRDLVGEYVKALRKTDIKVGCYFSCREWDNPLYHPETMNVFVDRHFYPQLKDLIDRYKPDLLWADGPDDISDTVWKTKEFLSWLYSESAVKDSVVVNDRWAKYSDGKKHGDYYTREYSAGDAQFDKPWEECRGMGFSFGYNRNEDLEDYSSPQALVLTLVNVVSRGGNLLLGIGPTANGKIPPIMQERLIQIGEWLKVNGEAIYGTRRWKNTSQWSAGNRNWKPEGKYYVSGNAILKQTIDPDPGYAIQEVFFTAKGNSVYAILPKYPKDKIVLKNIYSTAKTKVTLLGSDKEVKWEQKENDIHVIMPELSFDELPCDYAWTLKIEYVK from the coding sequence ATGTCTGTACAGGCATCCCTGAATTTTCTATTCAAGTTTTTAAGAAGATTATCTATGTATAGATTTATAAAGAAAATAAGGAGGATTGGTTTTTCCATTGTCCTTGGTTTGACGACAATTACTGCTTTTACTCAACAAAGTTATAAGCAGGATTGGAGTTCTATTGATAGTAGGCCTGTTCCTGTTTGGTTTGAAGATGCGAAGCTGGGTATTTTCGTTCATTGGGGATTATATTCCGTACCGGCCTGGTCACCTAAAGGTACTTATTCAGAATGGTATAAATATTGGTTAGACAACAAAACGTTATTTGGAAATGGCGATTTTACAGGAACTGAAATATATGATTATCATACAAAAACTTATGGGAAAGACTTTATATATGCAGATTTTGCTCGGATGTTCAAAGCGCAGGATTATAATGCAGATGAATGGGCGGCGTTGTTTGAAAAAGCAGGTGCTAAATATATTGTATTGACCACTAAGCATCATGACGGTTTTGCTTTATGGCCGAGTAAAGAGGCTTCCCGTGATTATGGACGTCCCTGGAACAGTGTTGAAATCGGTGCCAAAAGAGATTTGGTTGGAGAATATGTGAAAGCACTTAGAAAAACAGATATAAAGGTGGGGTGCTACTTCTCTTGCCGGGAGTGGGATAATCCTTTATATCATCCCGAAACGATGAATGTATTTGTGGACAGGCATTTTTATCCACAACTAAAAGATTTGATTGATCGTTACAAACCGGACCTTCTTTGGGCGGATGGACCTGATGATATAAGTGATACGGTTTGGAAAACTAAAGAGTTCCTATCTTGGCTATATTCAGAATCGGCAGTAAAAGACAGTGTTGTTGTGAACGACAGATGGGCTAAATATTCCGACGGGAAGAAACATGGTGATTATTATACTCGTGAATATAGTGCCGGGGATGCTCAGTTCGATAAACCCTGGGAGGAATGTCGTGGTATGGGCTTTTCTTTTGGATATAATCGGAATGAGGATCTGGAAGATTATTCCAGCCCTCAAGCTCTGGTTCTAACCTTAGTGAATGTTGTAAGCAGAGGCGGTAATTTGCTTCTGGGTATTGGCCCGACTGCTAATGGTAAAATACCTCCGATCATGCAGGAAAGATTAATTCAAATAGGGGAGTGGTTAAAAGTGAATGGTGAAGCTATTTATGGAACCCGGAGATGGAAAAACACCTCACAATGGTCTGCAGGTAACAGAAACTGGAAACCTGAAGGAAAATACTATGTGAGTGGAAACGCTATATTGAAACAAACGATAGATCCGGATCCCGGTTATGCCATACAGGAAGTCTTTTTTACGGCTAAAGGAAACTCTGTATATGCAATCCTGCCGAAATACCCTAAAGATAAGATTGTTTTGAAAAATATTTATTCTACAGCAAAAACGAAAGTGACTTTGCTTGGTAGCGACAAAGAGGTTAAGTGGGAGCAAAAAGAGAATGATATTCATGTAATTATGCCTGAATTATCTTTTGATGAGTTGCCTTGTGATTATGCGTGGACATTAAAAATTGAATACGTTAAGTAA
- the nanU gene encoding SusD family outer membrane lipoprotein NanU, whose translation MKKIVISFIFVTSLFSLGGCTSLDVTPVSSITDDNYWKTPDHFDAFMNGLHTRFREGSFNYFLLGEARSDVFGDQPFGGEASQGMERLPYNTLNEENPVISNYGRFYENINQLNLMIYKILNTDNLTEAAGNYYLGQAYGMRAYYYFHLLRSWGDAIITTEPTEQLDLTNLAKAASPAEDVMKFIKNDIDESVKSFGSDYTIKGRKAFWSKAATLMLKGEVYLWSAKQMGGGTGDANIAKAALTDIRQNVPDLGLMENYKDVFAYSQKGNKEIIFAMRSELKEFDMWNGSFGGNLLPYAATLATYYDASTGEKFDISKENLSGLMRLGIKKTNLARFDDKDSRKRASLNGAYNKLEDGSLDLIGAYCYKYQGTQDAGSTRSNVDDYPIYRYADLLLLLAEAKVMLGENPADEINQIRRRAYGENYDEATIGFPNQAIDKDVNEALLEERFKEFLIEGKRWYDLRRFGSEYVFKYTLAESGNEKKLLWPIDKSTLTNNTALKQTPGYETSGS comes from the coding sequence ATGAAAAAAATAGTAATATCTTTTATATTTGTCACCTCTTTATTCTCATTAGGAGGATGTACATCTTTGGATGTAACGCCGGTAAGTTCTATTACCGACGATAATTATTGGAAAACTCCGGATCATTTCGATGCATTTATGAATGGTCTGCACACTCGTTTCAGAGAAGGTTCGTTCAATTATTTTTTATTGGGAGAGGCTCGTAGTGATGTATTCGGTGACCAACCGTTTGGTGGAGAAGCATCACAGGGAATGGAACGTTTACCTTATAATACGCTGAATGAAGAAAATCCTGTTATCTCTAATTATGGTAGATTTTATGAAAATATCAACCAGTTAAATCTGATGATTTATAAAATACTTAATACGGATAATCTGACAGAAGCTGCCGGTAATTACTATTTGGGACAGGCCTACGGTATGCGTGCTTATTATTATTTCCATTTGCTGCGTAGTTGGGGAGATGCCATAATAACGACAGAACCTACCGAACAGTTGGACTTGACTAATCTGGCAAAAGCGGCTTCACCGGCAGAAGATGTCATGAAGTTTATTAAAAATGATATTGATGAATCTGTAAAAAGTTTTGGCTCTGATTATACGATTAAAGGTCGTAAAGCTTTTTGGTCAAAGGCAGCCACGTTGATGTTGAAAGGTGAGGTATATCTTTGGTCGGCTAAGCAAATGGGAGGCGGAACCGGTGATGCTAACATAGCTAAAGCGGCTTTGACTGATATTCGACAGAATGTTCCTGATTTGGGCTTAATGGAAAACTACAAAGATGTTTTTGCTTATTCCCAGAAGGGAAATAAGGAAATTATCTTTGCTATGCGTAGTGAACTGAAGGAGTTTGATATGTGGAATGGCTCCTTTGGAGGAAATCTACTTCCTTATGCGGCAACTTTGGCTACTTATTATGATGCCTCTACAGGAGAGAAGTTTGATATATCTAAAGAAAATTTGTCCGGATTAATGCGTTTAGGTATCAAGAAAACCAATTTAGCACGTTTTGATGATAAAGATAGTCGTAAACGGGCCAGTTTGAATGGTGCTTATAATAAATTGGAAGATGGTTCTTTGGATCTTATAGGAGCTTATTGCTATAAATACCAGGGAACACAAGATGCAGGTAGCACACGTTCTAATGTCGATGATTATCCGATTTATCGATATGCAGATCTTTTGCTTTTATTGGCAGAAGCAAAAGTGATGTTGGGAGAGAATCCTGCAGATGAAATTAACCAGATAAGACGGCGGGCTTATGGTGAAAATTATGATGAAGCAACTATCGGCTTTCCGAACCAGGCAATAGATAAGGATGTCAATGAAGCTTTGTTGGAAGAGCGTTTTAAAGAATTTTTGATAGAAGGGAAACGTTGGTATGATCTAAGACGCTTTGGTAGCGAATATGTTTTCAAATATACGCTGGCTGAATCCGGTAATGAGAAAAAATTGTTATGGCCGATAGATAAATCTACTTTGACGAATAACACGGCTTTGAAACAAACTCCGGGATATGAAACCTCTGGTAGTTAA